One Actinoplanes missouriensis 431 DNA segment encodes these proteins:
- a CDS encoding DUF2786 domain-containing protein: MTAREIVDRVRAGNLDHETALDMLTGAPAAEVDSALQTTLETEFDRLFRNGWQPAELHRAVARRGNPIQADLAAEASRDFQKSRTPVDPRWRSQADSLPLSQDRRRPDRIAVIDAKLTLLTELRQLPAIEILIPPPGTPLTTVPHHSDQRILDRVRALLAKAEATDFAAEAEAYSAKAQELITRYRIEEITAPAVDVVPFARRIGVDHPYENEKASLLDAVSRANNCRCVWTPELGFSTIFGFDADIDAVELLYTSLLVQANRAMTRDEPAKGKARVKAFRRSFLVAYAIRIGQRLRETAEREMAGHSDLLPVLRNRDIQVREAMNKVFPTTVRARGSRVDSLEGWESGRAAADEAQLR; encoded by the coding sequence ATGACGGCCCGCGAGATCGTCGACCGCGTCCGGGCCGGAAACCTCGATCACGAGACGGCCCTCGACATGCTGACCGGCGCACCCGCCGCCGAGGTCGACTCTGCTCTTCAGACCACGCTCGAGACCGAATTCGATCGGCTGTTCCGCAACGGCTGGCAACCGGCCGAGCTGCATCGCGCGGTGGCCAGGCGCGGCAACCCGATCCAGGCCGACCTCGCCGCCGAAGCTTCCCGCGATTTCCAGAAAAGCCGGACACCGGTCGACCCGCGCTGGCGCTCCCAGGCCGACAGCCTCCCCCTGTCCCAGGACCGCCGCCGCCCCGACCGCATAGCCGTCATCGACGCGAAGCTGACCCTGCTCACCGAGCTGCGGCAACTCCCCGCGATCGAGATCCTCATCCCCCCGCCCGGTACCCCGCTCACCACCGTGCCGCACCATTCCGACCAGCGGATTCTGGACCGCGTTCGCGCGCTGCTGGCGAAGGCCGAGGCGACCGACTTCGCGGCCGAGGCCGAGGCGTACAGCGCGAAGGCCCAGGAGCTGATCACCCGGTACCGGATCGAGGAGATCACCGCGCCGGCCGTGGACGTCGTGCCGTTCGCGCGCCGGATCGGCGTCGACCACCCCTACGAGAACGAGAAGGCCAGCCTCCTCGACGCCGTCTCCCGGGCGAACAACTGCCGCTGCGTCTGGACTCCGGAACTCGGCTTCAGCACGATCTTCGGCTTCGACGCCGACATCGACGCGGTGGAGTTGCTCTACACGTCGCTGCTGGTCCAGGCGAACCGGGCGATGACCCGCGACGAGCCGGCCAAGGGCAAGGCCAGGGTGAAGGCGTTCCGCCGGTCGTTCCTGGTGGCCTACGCGATCAGAATCGGCCAGCGACTCCGGGAGACCGCCGAGCGGGAGATGGCCGGGCACAGCGACCTGCTGCCGGTTCTGCGTAACCGGGACATCCAGGTGCGCGAGGCGATGAACAAGGTCTTCCCGACGACTGTCCGCGCTCGCGGGAGCCGGGTGGACAGCCTGGAGGGCTGGGAGTCCGGCCGGGCCGCCGCCGACGAGGCGCAATTGCGTTGA
- a CDS encoding roadblock/LC7 domain-containing protein, whose translation MTVDPAVLEELGRLRSKVPELSGSVLATADGLVVAHDSHGLEPDTLAALAAAHLALARRFAHAVNHGELRESVVECDGGYITSYTAGPNALLTVVTSGDANLAMVHLEARRCVRRLIKIMALETAPQLRPQIPTQSGPPTPLARRTPMATLSNVSRRRQATG comes from the coding sequence ATGACGGTGGATCCGGCGGTACTCGAAGAACTCGGCCGCCTGCGCAGCAAGGTGCCCGAGCTCTCCGGCAGCGTGCTGGCCACCGCCGACGGGCTGGTCGTGGCACACGACTCGCACGGCCTCGAACCGGACACGCTCGCGGCGCTCGCCGCGGCGCACCTGGCGCTGGCACGCCGGTTCGCGCACGCGGTCAACCACGGCGAGCTGCGGGAATCCGTGGTCGAGTGCGACGGCGGATACATCACCTCCTACACCGCGGGACCGAACGCGCTGCTCACCGTGGTCACCTCCGGCGACGCCAACCTCGCGATGGTGCACCTGGAGGCACGCCGGTGCGTACGCCGGCTCATCAAGATCATGGCCTTGGAGACCGCCCCGCAGCTGCGGCCGCAGATCCCCACACAGTCCGGCCCACCGACCCCGCTGGCCCGGCGGACCCCGATGGCAACCCTGTCCAACGTGTCTCGCCGCCGCCAGGCGACGGGCTGA
- a CDS encoding DUF4388 domain-containing protein: MASTKTASPGNLLTQVAGERQTGALVVSGQPGGAVYVFEGRIIYAESPSAPGVGEMLTSSGRLAGRTWQSALDLGTSTARVGRILVEQGHLTQGELELCVLGSTYDAAYFVLAQPAASVEFLPGATHWLGAIVHIDAAAVGREVRRRVKLLDDIFPNPRIDVAPVIPVTRAPRERITLTAPQWELLVHADGQRTPADLALLLGRAGYATIQELRRLAALGMIELPRVRVSDSPELVRLPHPRGAAVPIDRAPPASSRAAASPQASASPQASPSPQASASPQAPAPARNPASSPVPVSAPPVPVINGSEPAAARAAPPEPDPPPAPPPGDHNAGLNRAPRLARRKPGAKLPKEIASAENPPVHQGTDEVLLKRIRTALRALR; encoded by the coding sequence GTGGCCTCCACGAAGACCGCATCGCCCGGGAACCTGCTGACGCAGGTCGCCGGTGAGCGGCAGACCGGAGCCCTGGTGGTGAGCGGTCAGCCCGGCGGCGCGGTCTACGTCTTCGAGGGCCGGATCATCTACGCCGAGTCGCCGTCCGCGCCCGGGGTGGGCGAGATGCTCACCTCGTCCGGGCGGCTGGCCGGGCGCACCTGGCAGAGCGCCCTGGACCTGGGCACCTCCACGGCACGCGTCGGCCGGATCCTGGTCGAGCAGGGCCATCTCACCCAGGGTGAGCTGGAGCTGTGCGTGCTCGGCTCGACCTACGACGCGGCGTACTTCGTGCTGGCCCAGCCGGCCGCCTCGGTCGAGTTCCTGCCCGGCGCGACGCACTGGCTCGGCGCGATCGTGCACATCGACGCGGCAGCGGTCGGCCGCGAGGTGCGCCGACGGGTCAAGCTGCTCGACGACATCTTCCCCAACCCGCGGATCGACGTCGCGCCGGTCATCCCGGTCACCCGGGCGCCCCGCGAACGGATCACGCTGACCGCGCCGCAGTGGGAGCTGCTGGTGCACGCCGACGGCCAGCGCACACCTGCTGACCTGGCCCTGCTTCTGGGGCGCGCGGGCTACGCGACGATCCAGGAGCTGCGGCGCCTTGCGGCGCTGGGCATGATCGAATTGCCGAGGGTACGCGTGAGCGACTCCCCGGAGCTGGTCCGGTTGCCCCATCCCCGGGGCGCCGCCGTGCCGATCGACCGGGCGCCCCCGGCTTCCTCGCGGGCCGCCGCTTCACCGCAGGCCTCCGCTTCACCGCAGGCCTCCCCTTCACCGCAGGCCTCCGCTTCACCGCAGGCTCCAGCTCCGGCGCGGAATCCGGCTTCTTCGCCGGTGCCGGTGAGCGCTCCCCCCGTACCCGTGATCAATGGGTCGGAGCCGGCAGCGGCCCGCGCCGCGCCGCCCGAGCCCGACCCCCCACCCGCGCCGCCGCCCGGTGATCACAATGCCGGGCTGAATCGGGCGCCGCGGCTGGCCCGCCGGAAACCCGGCGCGAAGCTCCCCAAGGAGATCGCGTCCGCGGAGAACCCCCCGGTGCACCAAGGCACCGACGAAGTCCTGCTCAAGCGCATCCGCACCGCATTGAGGGCCCTGCGGTGA
- a CDS encoding roadblock/LC7 domain-containing protein translates to MTIPGAVGASIVDYTTGFPVATTGAAPNSDHEAAAAGTAEVVQAANSRSLFVSAVPHDLLEDLIITTAGGYHLLRLVQTEFDSRLVLYVWLDRVRGNLAVARRKMQRLADELVTT, encoded by the coding sequence ATGACGATCCCCGGCGCTGTCGGGGCCAGCATCGTCGACTACACCACCGGGTTTCCGGTCGCCACGACCGGAGCCGCACCCAACTCGGACCACGAAGCCGCCGCGGCCGGCACGGCAGAGGTGGTCCAGGCCGCGAACAGCCGCTCGCTGTTCGTCTCGGCCGTCCCGCACGACCTGCTCGAAGACCTGATCATCACCACCGCCGGCGGTTACCACCTCCTGCGGCTCGTACAGACCGAGTTCGACAGCCGGCTGGTGCTGTACGTGTGGCTCGACCGGGTTCGCGGCAACCTCGCCGTCGCCCGCCGCAAGATGCAACGCCTCGCCGACGAGCTGGTGACGACGTAA
- a CDS encoding VOC family protein, whose translation MPSRWEQVVVDAEDPPRLARWWAEALGYVLVNEEPGEVEIRRTRHELPGLLFTPVSDPKRGKNRLHIDLRPDDQEAEVERLVGMGARPVDIGQGNPGWVVLADPEGNEFCVLGARPAA comes from the coding sequence ATGCCCAGCCGCTGGGAGCAGGTCGTGGTGGACGCCGAGGACCCGCCCCGGCTGGCACGGTGGTGGGCCGAGGCGCTCGGCTACGTGCTGGTGAACGAGGAGCCCGGCGAGGTGGAGATCCGGCGTACCCGGCACGAGTTGCCGGGCCTGCTCTTCACCCCGGTGAGTGACCCCAAGAGAGGGAAGAACCGGCTCCACATCGACCTGCGGCCGGACGACCAGGAGGCCGAGGTGGAACGCCTGGTCGGGATGGGCGCCCGGCCGGTCGACATCGGTCAGGGCAACCCCGGCTGGGTGGTGCTGGCCGACCCCGAGGGCAACGAGTTCTGCGTGCTGGGGGCGCGACCCGCGGCATAG
- a CDS encoding deoxyguanosinetriphosphate triphosphohydrolase, with product MTPADSQRWAPEPAKDSGYGRTPYQRDRARVLHSAGFRRLAAKTQVHTAGSDDFLRTRLTHSLEVAQISREMGARLGCDPDVVDVAGLAHDLGHPPFGHNGEAALDEVARACGGFEGNAQTLRVLTRLEAKVPGAGLNLTRATLDACSKYPWFRKEGYRKFGVYADDRPVFAWLRDGRDDERRCLEAQVMDWADDVAYSVHDVEDGVHGGYLSLEPLLRDADERAALCRDVAATYSQESPDELLAALDQLLADPAVSAVAGYDGGYAAQVALKRMTSVLTGRFVASAVGATHSRFGTDPMRRYDADLIVPRTVRNQCALLKGMAFRYVMRTRAAEDWYAEQRVILVELVAALTRTPERLDPLFGPLHATATDDAAALRVIIDQVASLTDHAAVAWHKSLVPARR from the coding sequence ATGACGCCTGCGGACTCCCAGCGATGGGCGCCGGAGCCCGCCAAGGACAGCGGCTACGGGCGTACCCCGTACCAGCGGGACCGGGCGCGGGTGCTGCACTCGGCCGGGTTCCGGCGGCTCGCGGCCAAGACCCAGGTGCACACCGCGGGATCGGACGACTTCCTGCGCACCCGGCTCACCCACTCGCTCGAGGTCGCGCAGATCTCCCGGGAGATGGGCGCACGGCTCGGCTGCGACCCGGACGTGGTGGACGTGGCCGGGCTCGCCCACGACCTCGGGCACCCGCCGTTCGGGCACAACGGCGAGGCGGCGCTGGACGAGGTGGCGCGCGCCTGCGGCGGTTTCGAGGGCAACGCGCAGACGCTGCGGGTGCTGACCCGGCTCGAGGCGAAGGTGCCGGGCGCCGGCCTCAACCTGACCCGGGCCACCCTCGACGCCTGCTCCAAGTACCCGTGGTTCCGCAAGGAGGGCTACCGCAAGTTCGGCGTCTACGCCGACGACCGGCCGGTCTTCGCGTGGCTGCGCGACGGGCGCGACGACGAGCGGCGCTGCCTGGAGGCCCAGGTGATGGACTGGGCGGACGACGTGGCGTACTCCGTGCACGACGTCGAGGACGGCGTGCACGGCGGATACCTGAGCCTGGAGCCGCTGCTGCGGGACGCGGACGAGCGGGCCGCGCTGTGCCGGGACGTGGCCGCCACGTACTCGCAGGAGAGCCCGGACGAGCTGCTCGCCGCGCTGGACCAGCTGCTGGCCGACCCGGCGGTCAGCGCGGTCGCCGGGTACGACGGCGGGTACGCCGCACAGGTCGCCCTCAAACGGATGACGAGCGTGCTGACCGGCCGATTCGTGGCGTCCGCGGTCGGCGCCACGCACAGCCGGTTCGGGACCGATCCGATGCGCCGCTACGACGCCGACCTGATCGTGCCGAGGACCGTCCGGAACCAGTGCGCGCTGCTCAAGGGCATGGCGTTCCGGTACGTGATGCGGACCCGGGCGGCCGAGGACTGGTACGCCGAGCAGCGGGTCATCCTGGTCGAGCTGGTGGCGGCTCTCACCCGTACCCCGGAGAGGTTGGATCCGCTCTTCGGGCCTCTGCACGCCACGGCAACCGATGACGCCGCGGCACTGCGGGTGATCATCGATCAGGTCGCGTCGCTCACCGACCACGCCGCTGTCGCGTGGCACAAGTCCCTGGTACCGGCGCGCCGCTGA
- the dnaG gene encoding DNA primase has product MYAVAGRVKDEDIALVRDRSSIVDVISETVTLRSAGGGNLKGLCPFHDEKTPSFNVSPARNVYFCHGCGQGGDAIKFLMDAEHLSFIESVERLASKAGIQLRYDTDGPGVSTPRPQTGQRQRLLAAHADATAFYRDQLGSPGARKAREFLAQRGFGRDAAEKYGCGFAPDSWDALSKHLRLKGYTAEELTAAGLAKPARSGSLIDRFRRRLLWPIKDLSGDVIGFGARKLFDDDDGPKYLNTPETPIYKKSHVLYGIDHAKREIAKRGRAVIVEGYTDVMACHEAGEPTAVATCGTAFGLDHIQVLRRLLMDSDSFTGEIIYTFDGDAAGQKAALRAFEEDQRFVGRTFIAVSPDNMDPCELRLAKGDLAVRDMIAGREPLVDFALRQTLAKYDLDSVEGRVEAMRRAAPLVAKIKDREKRPEYARKLAGDLGMDLEPVQRAVANAARSASADPQPQRAASPADSPQRMVEREALKIALQEPVLAGPMFDALGAENYADPVLASVREAVSEAGGAQAATGGAVWIEKVRDCCADMGGQMLVSELAVEPLYVDGPVDPRYVQVTLARLQGAALATRIRDLKSKVQRLNPVANKDQYLALAGELFSLEQQARALRDQAAGGL; this is encoded by the coding sequence ATGTATGCCGTGGCGGGCAGGGTCAAGGACGAAGACATCGCGCTGGTCCGGGACCGCAGCTCGATCGTCGACGTGATCAGCGAGACGGTGACGTTGCGGTCGGCCGGAGGCGGCAATCTGAAGGGCCTGTGTCCCTTCCATGACGAGAAGACGCCGTCGTTCAACGTCTCTCCCGCCCGGAATGTCTATTTTTGCCACGGTTGTGGCCAGGGTGGCGACGCGATCAAGTTCCTGATGGACGCGGAGCACCTCTCGTTCATCGAGTCGGTGGAGCGGCTCGCGTCCAAGGCCGGCATCCAGCTGCGGTACGACACGGACGGTCCCGGCGTCAGCACGCCCCGGCCGCAGACCGGGCAGCGGCAGCGCCTGCTCGCGGCGCACGCGGACGCCACCGCGTTCTACCGTGACCAGCTGGGCTCGCCGGGCGCCCGCAAGGCCCGCGAGTTCCTCGCGCAGCGCGGTTTCGGGCGGGACGCCGCCGAGAAATACGGGTGCGGTTTCGCGCCGGACAGCTGGGACGCGCTCAGCAAGCACCTGCGGCTCAAGGGGTACACCGCCGAGGAGCTGACCGCGGCCGGCCTCGCCAAGCCGGCCCGCTCCGGGTCGCTGATCGACAGGTTCCGCCGCCGGCTGCTCTGGCCGATCAAGGACCTCTCCGGCGACGTGATCGGTTTCGGCGCGCGCAAGCTGTTCGACGATGACGACGGCCCGAAATACCTGAACACGCCGGAGACGCCGATCTACAAGAAGTCGCACGTCCTCTACGGCATCGACCACGCGAAACGAGAGATCGCCAAGCGTGGCCGGGCGGTGATCGTGGAGGGTTACACCGACGTGATGGCCTGCCACGAGGCCGGCGAGCCGACCGCCGTGGCGACCTGCGGCACCGCGTTCGGCCTGGACCACATCCAGGTGCTGCGACGCCTGCTGATGGACAGCGACAGCTTCACCGGCGAGATCATCTACACCTTCGACGGGGACGCGGCGGGTCAGAAAGCGGCGTTGCGGGCGTTCGAGGAGGATCAGCGCTTCGTCGGGCGTACCTTCATCGCGGTCTCTCCCGACAACATGGACCCGTGCGAGCTGCGCCTGGCCAAGGGCGACCTCGCGGTCCGCGACATGATCGCCGGCCGGGAACCGCTGGTGGACTTCGCGCTCCGGCAGACCCTCGCCAAATACGATCTCGACTCGGTCGAGGGCCGGGTCGAGGCCATGCGCCGCGCCGCCCCTCTGGTCGCCAAGATCAAAGACAGGGAGAAACGACCGGAGTACGCCCGGAAGCTCGCCGGCGATCTCGGAATGGACCTGGAGCCGGTGCAGCGCGCCGTCGCCAACGCCGCACGTTCCGCCTCCGCCGACCCGCAGCCGCAGCGTGCCGCCTCGCCCGCCGACTCGCCGCAGCGGATGGTCGAGCGTGAGGCGCTGAAGATCGCTCTGCAGGAGCCGGTGCTGGCCGGGCCGATGTTCGACGCGCTCGGCGCGGAGAACTACGCCGACCCGGTTCTGGCGTCGGTCCGCGAGGCGGTCAGTGAGGCCGGCGGCGCGCAGGCGGCCACCGGCGGCGCGGTCTGGATCGAGAAGGTCCGGGACTGCTGCGCCGACATGGGCGGCCAGATGCTGGTGAGCGAGCTCGCGGTCGAGCCGCTCTACGTCGACGGCCCGGTCGACCCGCGTTATGTCCAGGTGACCCTGGCCCGGCTGCAGGGCGCCGCGCTGGCCACCCGGATCCGGGATCTCAAGTCCAAGGTGCAACGGCTCAACCCGGTGGCGAACAAGGATCAGTACCTCGCGCTCGCCGGGGAGCTCTTCTCGCTGGAACAGCAGGCGCGTGCCCTGCGTGATCAGGCGGCAGGTGGATTGTGA
- a CDS encoding ABC transporter ATP-binding protein, translating to MSSLIHARGLIKRFESFTAVDGIDVDVQAGEAFGFLGPNGAGKSSTMRMIGCVSPPTEGELRILGMDPRRDGPAIRARLGVCPQLDNLDIELTVRENLTTYARFFGIPRRVARARADELLEFVQLSERADSKVEPLSGGMKRRLTIARALVNEPDLVLLDEPTTGLDPQARHLVWERLFRLKQQGVTLVLTTHYMDEAEQLCDRLVVMDGGRIVAEGSPRALIEQYSTREVVELRFPAEDQGTYAGKLAGIADRIEVLPDRVLLYVSDGDDALAEVHRRSLSPASALVRRSSLEDVFLHLTGRTLVD from the coding sequence GTGTCTTCCCTCATTCACGCGCGCGGTCTGATCAAGCGGTTCGAGTCGTTCACGGCGGTCGACGGCATCGACGTCGACGTGCAGGCGGGGGAGGCCTTCGGCTTCCTCGGGCCGAACGGCGCGGGCAAGAGTTCGACCATGCGCATGATCGGCTGTGTCTCCCCACCGACCGAGGGCGAGCTGCGAATACTCGGGATGGACCCGCGGCGCGACGGCCCGGCCATCCGCGCCCGGCTCGGCGTCTGCCCCCAGCTGGACAACCTGGACATCGAGCTCACCGTCCGGGAGAACCTGACCACCTACGCCCGGTTCTTCGGCATCCCGCGCAGGGTGGCCCGCGCCCGTGCCGACGAGCTGCTCGAGTTCGTCCAGCTCAGCGAGCGGGCCGACAGCAAGGTCGAGCCGCTCTCCGGCGGGATGAAACGGCGGCTCACCATCGCCCGGGCGCTCGTCAACGAGCCCGACCTGGTGCTGCTCGACGAGCCCACCACGGGTCTCGACCCGCAGGCCCGGCACCTGGTCTGGGAGCGGCTGTTCCGGCTCAAGCAGCAGGGCGTGACGCTCGTGCTGACCACCCATTACATGGACGAGGCCGAGCAGCTCTGCGACCGGCTCGTGGTGATGGACGGCGGCCGGATCGTGGCCGAGGGCTCGCCGCGCGCCCTGATCGAGCAGTACTCGACACGTGAGGTGGTCGAGCTCCGCTTCCCGGCCGAGGACCAGGGGACCTATGCCGGCAAGCTGGCCGGCATCGCCGACCGGATCGAGGTGCTGCCGGACCGCGTCCTGCTCTACGTGTCCGACGGCGACGACGCCCTCGCCGAGGTGCACCGGCGCTCCCTGAGCCCGGCCAGCGCCCTGGTCCGGCGCAGCAGCCTGGAGGACGTGTTCCTGCACCTCACCGGCCGGACCCTGGTGGACTGA
- a CDS encoding ABC transporter permease — protein MTHVFEYHLVNYRRTWRSSALSTLLLPLLTMVGFGLGVGGYVQGGIAGVPYLDWMVPGLIASTAMQAAIGESTWPVLSYFEWLKVYFAQAAAPLRVADILGGHLAFMMFRVLLSVTAFVLIAALFGTLHSVWALAVLPISVLTGLAVAAPVTAYSASVSSDSYLAILVRFAVLPMSLFSGVFFPLDSLHPVLRAVAWALPLSHGVDLSRTATLGLGVGWADLGQVLYLLLWCAVGWFLALRRFGRRLVV, from the coding sequence ATGACCCACGTCTTCGAGTACCACCTGGTCAACTACCGGCGCACCTGGCGCTCCAGCGCGCTCTCCACCCTGCTGCTGCCTCTGCTCACCATGGTCGGTTTCGGTCTGGGCGTCGGGGGTTACGTGCAGGGCGGCATCGCCGGCGTGCCGTACCTGGACTGGATGGTCCCCGGTCTGATCGCCTCCACCGCGATGCAGGCCGCGATCGGCGAGTCCACCTGGCCGGTGCTGAGCTACTTCGAGTGGCTCAAGGTCTATTTCGCGCAGGCCGCCGCGCCGCTGCGGGTCGCCGACATCCTCGGCGGTCACCTGGCCTTCATGATGTTCCGGGTGCTGCTGAGCGTCACCGCGTTCGTGCTGATCGCGGCGCTTTTCGGCACACTGCACTCGGTGTGGGCGCTCGCCGTGCTGCCGATCTCGGTGCTCACCGGGCTGGCCGTGGCCGCGCCGGTCACCGCGTACAGCGCCTCGGTCAGCAGCGACAGCTACCTGGCGATCCTGGTGCGGTTCGCGGTGCTGCCGATGTCGCTCTTCTCCGGGGTGTTCTTTCCGCTCGACTCGCTGCACCCGGTGCTGCGCGCGGTGGCGTGGGCGCTGCCCCTCTCGCACGGCGTCGACCTGAGCCGGACGGCCACGCTCGGCCTCGGCGTCGGCTGGGCTGACCTCGGGCAGGTGCTCTACCTGCTGCTCTGGTGCGCGGTCGGCTGGTTCCTCGCGCTGCGCCGCTTCGGCCGCCGGCTGGTGGTGTGA
- a CDS encoding ABC transporter permease, with product MLTLKLASVRAAGRRSSSVAARNVAALGSAYWLVMLGGFLEPVLYLFSIGIGVGRLIGDITLPGGEVVGYAVFVAPAMLASSAMSGALSETTFNFFGKMKFMRLYDGMLATPIRPIEIAFGELAWAMIRGNIYSAVFLVIMVAMDLTTPLQALAAFPATVLTGFAFGAAGMATATLIRSWQDFDLIGSAQFALFLFSGTFVPATAYPEVVRWMVEVSPLYRAVDLVRGVTTGTVGWVQVVDVLYLVALTAVCLMIAGRRMSKLLCK from the coding sequence GTGCTGACTCTGAAACTCGCCTCGGTCCGGGCGGCGGGCCGGCGGTCCAGCTCGGTGGCGGCCCGCAACGTGGCGGCGCTCGGCTCGGCGTACTGGCTGGTCATGCTCGGTGGCTTCCTCGAACCGGTGCTCTACCTCTTCTCGATCGGCATCGGGGTGGGCCGGCTGATCGGCGACATCACCCTGCCCGGCGGCGAGGTGGTGGGCTACGCCGTGTTCGTGGCGCCGGCCATGCTCGCGTCGTCGGCGATGAGCGGGGCGCTCTCCGAGACCACGTTCAACTTCTTCGGCAAGATGAAATTCATGCGGCTGTACGACGGGATGCTCGCCACGCCGATCAGGCCCATCGAGATCGCGTTCGGTGAGCTGGCGTGGGCGATGATCCGCGGCAACATCTACTCCGCCGTGTTCCTCGTCATCATGGTCGCGATGGACCTGACCACGCCGCTCCAGGCCCTCGCCGCCTTCCCCGCCACCGTGCTGACCGGCTTCGCCTTCGGCGCGGCCGGCATGGCCACGGCCACCCTGATCCGCAGCTGGCAGGACTTCGACCTGATCGGTTCGGCCCAGTTCGCGCTCTTCCTCTTCTCCGGGACGTTCGTGCCCGCCACGGCGTACCCGGAGGTGGTGCGCTGGATGGTGGAGGTGTCGCCGCTGTACCGAGCGGTGGACCTGGTCCGCGGCGTGACCACGGGAACGGTGGGGTGGGTGCAGGTGGTGGACGTGCTCTATCTGGTGGCGCTGACGGCGGTGTGTTTGATGATCGCGGGCCGCCGGATGAGCAAGCTCCTCTGCAAGTAG
- a CDS encoding YihY/virulence factor BrkB family protein has protein sequence MKLRPNHDEQSTDRHADDARLQGAADYDTAAAATTRTAEDRTPDLSAPGPDAGPDGPTKLRPKGMFAAVKRTFKQFSEDNVSDWAAALTYYGVLSIFPGLLVIVSLLGLLGSDGQKAVTDAVDELAPNQQLRDLVDTVLGQVQGTGKAGLAAIIGIVVAFWSASGYIAAFMRASNAIYDVPEGRPIWKTLPIRVGVTALVGVMLIASAAIVIFTGDLAQVVGDKIGLGEVAVTTWNIAKWPVLIALVSLMFAVLYWASPNAKTGGFRWVSPGGIFAVLLWVVASAAFAIYLANFANYNATYGTLGGVIAFLVWLWISNIAILLGAELDAELERGRAIAAGHSPDDEPFLQLRDDRKLKKGSEQGLSQG, from the coding sequence ATGAAACTTCGCCCCAACCATGACGAGCAGTCCACCGACCGCCACGCTGACGACGCGCGCTTGCAGGGCGCCGCCGACTACGACACAGCGGCCGCCGCCACCACGAGGACCGCCGAGGACCGTACCCCCGATCTCTCCGCACCCGGACCGGACGCGGGCCCGGACGGGCCCACCAAGCTCCGCCCGAAAGGGATGTTCGCCGCGGTGAAGCGGACGTTCAAGCAGTTCTCCGAGGACAACGTCTCGGACTGGGCAGCGGCGCTCACGTACTACGGGGTTCTGTCGATCTTCCCCGGCCTGCTGGTGATCGTCTCGCTGCTCGGCCTGCTCGGCTCGGACGGTCAGAAGGCGGTGACCGACGCGGTCGACGAGCTCGCGCCCAACCAGCAGCTCCGGGACCTGGTGGACACCGTCCTCGGCCAGGTGCAGGGCACCGGCAAGGCCGGGCTCGCCGCGATCATCGGTATCGTCGTCGCCTTCTGGTCGGCGTCCGGCTACATCGCGGCGTTCATGCGCGCCTCGAACGCGATCTACGACGTGCCCGAGGGCCGGCCGATCTGGAAGACCCTGCCGATCCGGGTCGGCGTGACCGCCCTGGTCGGCGTCATGCTGATCGCCTCCGCCGCGATCGTCATCTTCACCGGCGACCTGGCCCAGGTGGTCGGCGACAAGATCGGCCTCGGCGAAGTCGCCGTCACCACCTGGAACATCGCCAAGTGGCCGGTTCTGATCGCGCTGGTCAGCCTGATGTTCGCGGTCCTGTACTGGGCGTCGCCGAACGCCAAGACCGGCGGTTTCCGGTGGGTCAGCCCGGGCGGCATCTTCGCGGTGCTCCTCTGGGTGGTCGCCTCCGCCGCGTTCGCCATCTACCTGGCGAACTTCGCGAACTACAACGCCACGTACGGCACCCTCGGCGGCGTCATCGCCTTCCTGGTCTGGCTCTGGATCTCCAACATCGCGATCCTGCTGGGCGCCGAGCTCGACGCCGAGTTGGAGCGCGGGCGGGCGATCGCGGCGGGCCACTCCCCGGACGATGAGCCGTTCCTCCAGCTCCGCGACGACCGGAAGCTGAAGAAGGGCAGTGAGCAAGGCTTGAGCCAGGGCTGA